The bacterium genomic interval CCATTGCGTACTACTGAGATTAGTAGTTTTTCAAATGTGCCTCTTTCATTCACCAAAGTCCTAAACATTAGTTCTGAGATGGCTTTTTCCTTACTTCCACCAATCCAGTAGTTGCCCAAACCACATTCTGTGGCGATATTCTCAAAACACCTGTATGCTTTTCCCCAACGAAGATTTGCATTTCCAGGTAAAAAATCATAAAGCAAATGAGCAATCTGATCTGCTACGAATGCTACTTGTAAACTTTCCATTTACATCCCCTTTCCAAGAAAATGAAACGACTAATTTGACTTTCCTTTCGATTTCGTACGGTTCCTTAGAGTTTACACGTTTTTACCCTATTGTGGCAAGAGTAGGGGTCGAAACGCTTCGACCAGGTTTTTGTTCGGGCGCAAGCGTTTGCGCCCCTACAGAGTGTCGGGCAAGAGTGCCCAACCTCCAAGTGCGGGCGGACGTGGGAGTCCGCCCCTACCCCGTAGGACAGACACTCTTGTCTGTCCACTATCTTGTGCCCGTTGGAGATATCATTGCCAACGTACGGTTTCGTGATGGTTACGGGCATCCAAGCCTGTTCGTTCTTTTCGGGCGGACACGATGGTCCGCCCCTACCCCGCGTCAGAGAATTGTCGGGCAGGAGTGCCCAACCTCCAATTCATTTGGATTTTCGGAAGCGCTCTTTCTGCTCTTTGCTCATTTTCTCGGTGGCGTATTGGAAGATGAGTCGCGCTGCCGTGTCTTTGTATTTCAATAGGAACGCTTCCACCGGTTCGGGATCGCGTTTCCATGCTTCGCGTAAGAACCAGCCAAGCCCTTGGTGGACGACGCGCTCCTGATCCTTCATGAGCGGTTCGACGAAGGCGAGCAGTTTCGTCAGCGTACCCACTTTCAATACGTCGGCTTTCTTGCGAGTCTCGGCATTGTCGCGTAAGTAAATCAGGAGCGACACCGGCACCGCGCGTCGCCGCCACTTTGACTCCATCGTCCGCCATTCCTTGAATGCTCGATAATCGATTACGCCGTCGAGCAGAAAGTAACTCATCGTGTCGCCACAGAGATAGTCGCTATGCGCCCAATTGCGAACGCCATCGTCAAACCACTTCCCCACCCGCTCAAAGGTCTCCGCCGTAAACTCTTTGCGGAATTTCATGAGCCAGGTAATCGCGAGCGAACCCTCCTCATACTTCGGATGACGAATCAAGATATCGGCGAGATCGAGGAATCCGGAGAAGTCGAGCTCTTCCGAATACTTCGCAAATAACTCTTCACGAATCTTTTCAAATACACCCGTGGGTAGTCCGTACGCGTCATAACCCTCTTTGAAATAGTAGGCGTATTTCTTGACGATTGCCGGGTCGCCGTGTTCCGCGAGTCTTGTCTGAATTTCCGTTACCATCGCCGCCAATTGTTTCGTAGTTGGCGGTTTCTTCTTGGTTGGTACTTCTTTTTTCGTTGGACTCATGGATTTCTCCGATCCGTAGGACAGACACCCCGTCTATCCACAAAAACAGTGGTGGTTACAAGGTTCTAAGCCCGTACGGTAGGGGTCGTTCGTGAACGACCCGTTTTTCTATCGGGCGGTTCGCGAACCGCCCCTACCCCGCGTCAGAAAACTGTCGGGCAAGAGTGCCCAACCTCCATTGTCGAGGTCACGAATAATTAACAAGGACAGACAGCGGCGTCTGTCCCTACTGTGACATTAGAGAATCGCGGCGCTGGAGGCGATTCTGTTTCGTGCGATCGAATTCCTGTAAGATCGTTTGAATGGTTTTGTTGTCACGATGCGTTCGGCGAATCAACGGTAAAGGGTCGATGAATTTTCCATTTTTCAAGAGCGACCAATGCAACTGTGTTTGATACGCATTCCCTTCCGGCTGGAATATTTCCCCGATGACGTCGCCACGTTTCACCGCTGCGCCTATGTAAGTCATCCACTCCGAGATATGTAAATACATCGTCGCAATACTATCGCCATGATCGATGGTAATGCTGCCGCCCCACTGCTTACCTCTGCCGACTGCGGTCACAACGCCATCTCCAGCTGCTACCACAACAATCGTATCGGAATAGAAATCCAATCCCATGTGTTTGCGAATCCGAACGCCGCTACGCCAATCGTCGCGCCGAGTACCAAACCACGGGAGTCCATCCCGCACGACATCGATCGGCTCATATAAAATCGAACGCTGCAGAAAAGTATTTACGGTGCATTCACGAATAGGAACAGCGATTTCAATACCGTCGATCTGTAGTAACATGGGCGGGGATGCATTCGAAGCAACCGCAATGAGAAAGAACAAAACAGTGATAATCTGCCGGGATTGCTTCGTCACTACTTTCCTCGCAAAGACAAGCGCGCCGACAGGATTGTCTACGCAACAGAATTGGGCGTATGCCATACGCCGCTACGATTGCTTCCAATCTGCCGCCAGTTTGCCATAGGCGACCGCCATATCGATCGTGCGCACGGCACGCTTTACCACTGGTGGATCGATCATTTTGCTTCCGAGCGACACCACTCCAAGTCCCCGCTTCTGCGCATCGTCGAAGGCGACGACAATTCGTTTTGCTTTAGAAATCTCATCCTCAGTCGGGGTAAACGCTTCGTTGATAGGAGCGATTTGTCGTGGATGAATGCAGCCAATGCCATCGAATCCCATCGCGCGCGATTGTTCGACTGATTTTCGTAATCCCACCATATCGGCAACGTCGGAGTAAACGGTATCGATTGGTTGCAAACCGGCGGCGCGAGCGGCATTGATAATCATACTGCGAGCGAAGAACGATTCTTTGCCATCGAGAGTGCGCTGCGTACCGAGATCGGCGGTGTAATCTTCGAGACCAATCGCTAATGCGACATTGTTCGGACTCGCGGTCGCAATCGACAATGCGTTTAATATGCCGAGCGCGCTTTCGATAATCGGCATCAAAAATACCGGTTCGGTTCGACCGCACCGCTTCGATACTTCGGCAATTTTTGCGTCGACTTGATGCATTTGATCGGCGGTTTCGATTTTCGGCAGTAAAATGAGATGGACGTTATGCGGAACGATTTCTTCCAAATCCGCCAAACCCAACGCCCCTTGATTAACACGCACCAATCGCTCCACGCCAAAGAAATCGATCACCCGCAGCGCATTGCGGACGATGAACCTCGCT includes:
- a CDS encoding DNA alkylation repair protein; amino-acid sequence: MSPTKKEVPTKKKPPTTKQLAAMVTEIQTRLAEHGDPAIVKKYAYYFKEGYDAYGLPTGVFEKIREELFAKYSEELDFSGFLDLADILIRHPKYEEGSLAITWLMKFRKEFTAETFERVGKWFDDGVRNWAHSDYLCGDTMSYFLLDGVIDYRAFKEWRTMESKWRRRAVPVSLLIYLRDNAETRKKADVLKVGTLTKLLAFVEPLMKDQERVVHQGLGWFLREAWKRDPEPVEAFLLKYKDTAARLIFQYATEKMSKEQKERFRKSK
- a CDS encoding M23 family metallopeptidase, producing the protein MTKQSRQIITVLFFLIAVASNASPPMLLQIDGIEIAVPIRECTVNTFLQRSILYEPIDVVRDGLPWFGTRRDDWRSGVRIRKHMGLDFYSDTIVVVAAGDGVVTAVGRGKQWGGSITIDHGDSIATMYLHISEWMTYIGAAVKRGDVIGEIFQPEGNAYQTQLHWSLLKNGKFIDPLPLIRRTHRDNKTIQTILQEFDRTKQNRLQRRDSLMSQ
- a CDS encoding aldolase/citrate lyase family protein — protein: MTSFTSGNTQNKSDCRVEFTPETTGGLSISVNTKVEVMYGDSIRELSLDTLHELGIEHGTLQIDDAGALPFVIMARIEAVVKTAFPDCKRAALPEWKEFCRYKSSREHLRRSRLYIPGNQPKLMLNAGLHKPDGIILDLEDSVAPPEKLSARFIVRNALRVIDFFGVERLVRVNQGALGLADLEEIVPHNVHLILLPKIETADQMHQVDAKIAEVSKRCGRTEPVFLMPIIESALGILNALSIATASPNNVALAIGLEDYTADLGTQRTLDGKESFFARSMIINAARAAGLQPIDTVYSDVADMVGLRKSVEQSRAMGFDGIGCIHPRQIAPINEAFTPTEDEISKAKRIVVAFDDAQKRGLGVVSLGSKMIDPPVVKRAVRTIDMAVAYGKLAADWKQS